TATAATCGCGCACGTAACTGAAATCCATCGTAACATAAGTACGCGAAAATTTTAGGATGGAGACAACCGCAGGCCACCAGCGCGGAAGGTACCATCAGTGGGGAACGCAACAGCCACTAAGTCGCATTGCCACTCGACACAATGCTCGAATATCAGAGTGAAGACTGCTCTTCACGCAATGTGATGCTAGCGTCGAGTCttttctgcagctgcggaacTCCTTTCGTGGATAAGTATAGACATGTACGTCAAATAGTCTTGGTGCTAACAGCATTCAGGCGCCCTGCTATCACGTCGTCTGCGGCAGCTGCGTAATAAGCGGCCCTTCGCACGACATATGCCCTGTGTAAGTGCAGCCGGAGCGCGAGCTTTAAGTTATCAGGTGCAACGTCAGAAGTGAAACGCTCCAGCTCATACACCCAAACGATGATGTACACATATGCACGTCTAATGGATGCAATAAAGCTTTCCTCAACTTCCAAAGCCTCAGAGGACACGCCAGTGTTGCGCATGACATTGAAGTAGGATCTGAAGTGGAATTCTACACCCAGACTGGTGATACTGCCGTCCAGTTTGGTGACGTTCAGCGCATACTGCAAGATCCCGCCAGCGACTCGGCACAAGACGAACTTGATGAACCCGAAGAGGAAGACATTAATATGAGCACTGATCCAGCCACCGACACGAAGCCAAAACGTCTGCCTAACGCTGAAAGGTCCAAGGCGGCGAAGGATACATATCGCAATCGGCAGCAACCTGACGACCTCGAAGAGCTTATGTGACATCGCAGCGGACGTATACCATTTCAGAGATATGTTGTAATAATGCTCTGACCATCGTATTTCTTTCGGTCACGGTAAAATGTCTTTCCGATTCTGACCGCGGATTACAATCGCAGTACGCCTTTGGCAGCGCCCGGAATATAACAAAGGTCCAACAGAACCTACGTCTGAGAAAAGTCGAACTAGATTAAAGCATACGTATGTATCTCTTAATATGGAACTCTCGTGACATTGTCTTTTTGATGGTCAGAGTGCCATGGGAAGCGACCGGGGCTAAAATGTTCCGCGGTGTTATACACCGAATAACACCCTATTATGCATCAGAAGGCTGGATAATCAACCATATATAGTACTGTATGACACTATACGTAAGGGTATAACGCGTGGTAACGAACCACCTCGTCGGGATCAACAACATCCATCATGAGCGACAGCTGCTGCGGTATGTGGCTTCACTAGCTACTGTGTCAGAATGGCCGTCAACAAAAAACTGATGAAATTAAATTAAAAGCGCCATTACACCGCTACGACGCTTCAAAGCGCTAGTATATGCGTCGTGTAGATACTGCTAGCGTCGGTGATGCTGCCTATCAGGAAGGACCACACAACTTCCACACACCTCATATAAGGGGCGACTTCTGTTCGGTAAACATAAGGTACAGGCTTCTGAGAAAAGAAGTCGTTGTATAGTGCCCCGGTTACCGGCACAAATGCGACACATTTTTTAGGCGTCCTATGGATACGCAGATAACTAGAACTGAAGCTGTGCTTCTTCCACTGACACAGACATGTCTTACACATATTTACTAAAGCTTGTATGAATAGAAAATCATTAGGGAGGTAGCGGATTGCGAATAAAAACGGAGACAGGCATAATCACATTACGGCATGATGAAGACGAGAAAAGGCAAAAAAGGAACAAAGCAAGCAACGCCCACCAAGCGTGCTAGAAATGTAGGCAGTGATGACGATCCCGTGGAATGTGAACAGGAATCGGTGCCACCTCAAGAGGAGGCAAAGTCTCTCTTCTTCCCGGCCACGGCGGTCAAGGAGGATGGGTCCATAAAAGAGGGCGAACATGGCATAGAAATCGTCGGCGCCGCGGCAGAATCTGGCGTATCTAAAACAGGAGAAGACAAACTTTTGTCACACTGGTTGTTCGCTGATGAGGGAACTGCTGCCATTCCGCCCAAACGCGGTCCCTTGGGCACAGTACGTGCCGCTACTCCCCAAAACTTCAAGTTGGGGTCTTTCAATCAGCCTAAATCTGATAATGCAGCAGAACGTACTGATGAAGTTACTAACGACGTGCGTAGCGTTCCACCATCCCTTAGCGTTCCCACCACTGTCACGGAGAACAAAGTATCGTCCGGTTTCACCATGGCCTCAGGCAAACCGTGTCCCACCGTAAAACCCGAAGACATCGCAAGGATCAAAAGTTTGCTGGGACTTGATGCCTCAGATCCGTCCGCAACGGAATCTTCCGGACCCATACAAAATGCCTCTGAGAAAACCCAGCCTGCTGACATTGCCTCGACAAACATTGCACCGCTTAACCCAATGACAGCAATAGGTAGCAGAACGAAGATAAAACGCCCCAAAACAACTTCTATGGAGCAGACGCAGCGACCAAGTCCAGCGCCTGTTGGGGCAACACAAACGGATAAATTGAAAGAAGAGGTGAACCCGAAAGCCAATAAACCGAGCACTACAGATACATTCACTGTCTCATCATCTATTAAACGAGACGCACCCTGCATAAATACCGATTGCAAATCCTTGCTTCCACCACGGACGAAATCGGTCAGCTTGCTCGATATGTGGTGCCGCAATTGCGTGCTCACAAACCACGACGGTTCTAGCGTATCGCCTGCCATGCTCTCCAGGTTGTGGAACATATACGGGAATCCGCTCACAGTGACTTATTCAAACAGCGAGAAATTCACGTTCATCATGTATTCGCCGTGCGACGCTTCCATCACCGTGGGAGGTTTTAACGAAATACAGAAGTGTTTCAAGCAAATGATGGAGCAGTGTGTGGAGCCGAGCATGGAGCGCATGCGCTTCGACGAGGAATGGTTGAGGGGGAAGTACTGTCTCTTCACAACTGCGCAATGCAGGAAGTTCCGGAAGTCCATCTGTAAACGTATGCGGAAAAGTGGCAACTTGAAGGATACGTTGAGGAAGGTGCAGTTGCCCAACGTTTTGACCGTCCTTGCACAAATCATCAAGTCATTTAACAAAGAATACGGCGGCAACGAGTCCATACTTATGCGTATCCTGCACGGTAGGCTGCTGTGTGGATTAATAAACTTTCGTAGGTGATGCGCCGACAAATTCTCCGGTTGTCATCCGTGTAGAGGACGTTCACGGCGACAAGGTTTATATAACTGATGGGGAATCTGTTATTGCTGCAAACGCAGCAGATTGCTACGTGAGGCAGCTTCTGAAAACGCAGCGTATACTTCCCGGCAACAAGTTGCAGCTGCACGGCATCTCGATCGGTACAGACACCTCACGAAGTGAGGGCTGTGCAGCTGTGCAGATTAACCTCAACGCCATCAGCCCCGCGTCTAAAAAACCACTAGGACTACAAAACAGACACAGCAACGCACACGTCAGGGGTGAGTGCTAAATGAATGTGCCGTAATGCGCAACAGAACTTAAGGCTGGTGCGGGAAGGGTGGCGCAGCTGGATCTTACCGTTTTAGGTGTAATGCCACCAGTATTCAAGGTTTTTTACAAAGAGACGGGTAGCAATGCAACTAAAGTGGCGACTTTCAGTGAATGGGATTTCAATTCGCTGTTTGCCGATCCAGTGTACAAGCCACCGGTGACGATCGAAAGTGTCTATGTACACCACACCTTAGCGGTTATTGACACAATTATTCTCCTTCGAATAAAGGACTACCAGCAGGATCCCCAAAGGTTCGAAAAGGCGCTTGTTAAGTCATGCGCTTTGCTTACGCTGAGAAACGTAGGTCACGTCGTGGTCGTTGCTATAATCATTGCAGATCGATGAGACTATCATGGGCATGATAAAACCAACTACAAGGCTGATCGTCAGCAGCCTAACTGTTAAAAACAGTGGAGAGTCGAGGAGATACAATACGTTAACGGAATCCAGCGCACATATCGGCAACTACCTTTGCTTCGAGACCAGCACGCAGAGCCGTTTGGATATCAAGGAGCGCGACACACCGCTTCAGCAAATACGCAAGACGGTGGCTGAGTTTCAAAAGGGGATTAAAAATGGTGCTGCGAACGGCGCAGACAGTGACGCTGCCAAGGGGGGGGCAAAGTCGATTTTTCATACCCTCATTTTAGGGGAGCCCGCACTGTCGATAAGCGTGCACAGCGAGCAAGAATTCTTCGACATACTGCAACAGGGCGGCAATCAGAGCGCATATGAGAGCGGTGAGCTTTTTATAGACCAGGTGTGCAGCCTGACAGGGCTAGTAATCGAGGCGGGAGAAATTGTAAACATGGGAAGAGACACACGGGCGTTCAGATTCTTTGTTCTGACGACGCGATTCCAACTCGCTGTCATCAAAGTTTCGGAGCgagcggtgctgctgccgacCCACAGCGGCACCCACGAAAATGCATGTGGCAAACTGGAGCGGATACGTCGTCGTTTGTTGGCGCAAAGAATCACTGTTGCGAGAGCACCCGAGAAGCCAACACGAAAGAAAGAGGCGCTGTTAATCGCGTGCCTGCATCTGCAGTATGCTGGGTATGACGAGGCACACAATGTGTACAACTTCAATACCACCAGCAGTAGGGTGAGTTGCAAAACGAATTCTTGTACACATTTGACAGATTACCATACACGACTGCGCCATattgcagcagcttcagacTAGGCTGCACAATGGCCTAGTTTTTGCCGAGGGAACCGGTTTCGCGCTCAGCGGTAACGCCCTGAGAGCGGCAGGAGACACACAGTTGGACAGGCACTGCCGGCTGTTCGCCAAATCCATCGCGCAAACTAAACTCAAGGTGTGCCATCTGCTACACACTAGCGTCGAAGACGTGAAAGTGTGTGAAGAAATGGCTGCATACGGCCGCTGAGGTGTTGCCCCAAGGCAGCGGTTTGCCCCCATGGAGCGAACCGTAAACGGTCGTCTGGTTGTGTCGGCTAGTTGCACAATACTAACGAACGTCACAAATAATGCATCGCAGTCTCTTTTCCATTTttctgctgctgccgttgCTGTGCTCTGCCGCAAAGGAAAAGGTGCTGCCTGAGCGTCAGGATTCGAAGACGAACGACTACCTTACGACTGCTTTCGAGCTGTTCACAAAATTATCAGAGGGCAGCAAAAAAGGTGGCGCTGCAATAGCCGCTAAAGTTGTGTCAGATAACGTTGACAAGAGGGAGGAATTCTTTCAAGCTGCTTACGCGACTCTCGACCGTTCTCCCTTCTCCGGAGTGCTCCCACGCTGCCTATGTAAGGTTGCCAGTTGCGCGCTTGCCCCGTGTTATTCGATGTGTACACGCCGCGAGGCGGTAAACTCGGATATCTTCGACTGCTCCAGCTGTATCGGGGATTGCATACCTATGTTTATGCGCTGCATAGTAGGCATCGATGGATAAGCTGAAGTTCATATTCTTGGCGCTGTTTGCCCTGCTACAGCCTGCTGCAAGCATTGCGAACATCCGTTCCCTCCTCGAGGAGATGCGTACCAAGGAGGCATCGATAATCGCAGACTCCATAGATGTGCTTCAGGAAGAGTACGACTACAGCGAGGATGTGATAAAAAAAGCTTTTGAACGCTGTAGAGAGGAGAGCGGCGTGTCGCTAGTGCCGTGCTTCATCGACTCTCTTCACGTGCAAAAGCTGCTGCATGATCACAAGTATCATCTTTGCGCGTTCTACTATGTTTTGTCAGTGGCAGCAGACTGTGCTGCCGATTGTTTTGATCACTACAACGTCAACTGTTTAACAGTAAGTCTTGCAATTGTATAGTTAACGCAAATGCAGTGCGTTGGAAAACCCATGCCAAGTTTCATCAACTGCCTGAAGAAAGGTCCACACCAATACTCTTCGTACAACAACGAAAGTGAGTCTTCGAATGACGAGTAAATAAGGCGGGCAACGTGGTCAATGTCCTATGAAAAGTGCTGCCGGGGCGTGAAACGGTAAGGTGTAGTAGCAGGATGTGAAGGAAATTCTAACGCAAGCGCCTCCTTTTGTAAGGCTCTGGCACACATTTTGCAATGCGTGGTAGTCCGGGAATCACGAAAGAGAGTGAGCGTGTATTACTTACAAAAAGCACAGCCAACCTGGCGCCAACCACAAATTTTAAAACTCACACTACGATTTCATGTGATCTGTGATGGCGCTAATTGCTTATTTTGTAGTCTGTGGGCCCACTTGCGGTTCGTGAATGTCGTACAATGGGCGCAATGTGTACACACCTCGCCTGGCAGTTACCCCTTTTTGTTGCTGTTGAAGACCAAAACTACGTCAATTCGGCTGTATTCATTTCCGCAATAGATTCTGTGGATTCGTTGACGCGAATGCCCCCGTAGGTCGACGCACCCCCTATCAAGTGAAAGAAGGCTGCAGTATATGCTCCATGTACTTCAATGTAATCTTCCAACATGTAAAAAAATGAAGTTCGCAACAACAATCGTTGTAGCGTTGATATCACTGTTAGTCTCCTACTCCGGTGCCGGCGATGTGGAAGGCATACCAGCGATAGCGGAAAACGCCGTCGGCGCTACAGCATCGATAAATGAAAGTTCGAATGAAGCTTCAGATGTAGAAGAAGACccggaagaagaagaaaaTGAAGAGGTAGTAgaggatgaagatgaatCGGACGATGcggaggaggaagaggatgAGGCCGAGGATAGCCCGGAAGTCGCAAGGCGCAAACGCATAGCAGGGACGCTGGAATTCTGCTTGAAGGATGGTGATATGACGCCAGTCGAGCTGATAAACTGCGCTAGTGATATTTTGCTTAGTGGAAATATGAGCCCGCCTCCAGCGTTCAGTAAGTGTGTAGGAGAATACGTCATCTGCACCGGCGTCAAGTGTGCCTCGGAATTGTCAAAAACTGAGTACCGCGGCAAGCATTACTCTAAAGTGTACGAGGTAAGCTGCTAATGTGTCGTGTTTGTAACGCCTAGTGGCGTATGCCGTGAAATGTTGGAGGCGACTTCAACAACGCTCACACATCGAACAATCGCAGCCGTTAATACTTGTGCAGTGTGTCGGAGCATGTATCCCGCAACTCATAAGATGTCTCTCAAGGAGTACGTCACTGCCTCCACGAGAGGAGATTGGAAACAGTATTTAGTACCATATGATGCTAAGCGTCGTGCGCTCGCACATGACGTGACCCGCCGCACGCACGCTGGGCCGTAGTTCAGCACGCGGCCCCAACACAGCAATAAATAATGGTGTACATATGGCTATTAGGGTTGGCCTTGTTGACGTGTGCAGGGGCCGTAGAACCGGACCCCGGCCCGGATGCGCTGGTAGAGTTGCTCGACAAGCCAACCGCCAATAAAGACCTCATATTGACAATAATTGAATGCTTGGAAGGTCCTCCGGGGAAGATTACGATAGTCGCGTTCGTCAGATGCGTCAACAACAGGTTACACATACATCATAGAACGAGGCTTGACTCCATCGGATTCATCCTGGGCAACTTCCTGACCAAGGCGATGTTTAAGTTCTCTCTCATGGAAGAAGAAGACATAATCGAACGAACGGCTGTAAGTGTGAAAGACAAAATTTTAAAATGAGTAGGCGTTCGGCGATTGTTTTCCCATGTTGCTGCGCAACCTGGTCAGTATGCACGAATTCAGCTTCTCTTGCAAGAAGCGAGTTTTCATCGAAGGTTACGATGACCCCGACGATGACGAATTcgatgacgacgaagaTGAATGATCGCAAAGTGCCTTTGTAGAGGCACTTGCCCCAGTTGACACTGTTACCACGGCTGGCGCAATCGAGGCTGCAAAATCAAAGCTCGTAGTTGCGACGTTTCCGAACAGCCGTAATGAAGCCCTCTGCTGGCACGGTTTTTGCGTCACCCGAGCAGAACCAGGCTTTGTTTACCGTGCCGGGGAGATTTTCGATGCTGTCGCCGGTGAAGCGGGTCGTATCACAACCTACCCTTCTAATGTAGCCATCTGCAAAGACATTAAATTCATATGCACACGAACGCACCGTAAAGTAGTCGCAGTCTGTGCGTCCACACTCGCCTGAGATAAAATGTCGTaggcacgcaggcaaacgAACGAGCGGCGGTGGTGGAAGAGAGCACCGGTACTAGTTCTCCCAAAAGTTGGTCTCGTTCGCACACGCCTGATTATCATATAAAGCAATGCTTCCTGGATGTACCCTGTTGGTTGAGCATCACGTCGAAGTCCTTGGCGATACTGGAGAAGACTgaacaacgtgttgactTTGGATGCCAGACAAACTTTGGTGACCCTTTATCGAGACCTGCACATTTGGTCAAAGCAAAACACGTAGGCACAGTACCCTAGCATTCTTCACAGATCGAGCGTTCAGAAGATTGCACGAAGCGCAGAGACGGGACATGCCTGGAGCCTCCGAGTGTGCGTCAACCTCTTCAACAACGACAACGCAGCAATTGATGTCGTGTGCGCATCTGCACGTATCAGCGTCAACGAAGGTGTATTGGATCCCTACTCAAGTAACGCGTCGTTATACGGCATCATACGACCCAGATCCTCAGAACAGTCTACGGAGCTGCAACGCTTTGTAACATACGCAATACGGCTTACACATTGTTGATGTGCAAAAAGACACTGTTAATAGCACTTCCAATAGGCACGCCTGATACACATTGTCCTAAGATAATGCCCAAAGCGGCAATAAAGCCGCAAAGACGGGAGTCGACCATTGCTTATGCGCCAAGAAAGGTTCGACACAAGGTAAAAAGGCGCAAGTTTCGTTGCCGAAAACTTAAGCAAATGCAACCAAAAGATTATTTGGTAGATAACCGTCCTGTGTACGCCCCTGTTGAGCTTTAAAGAGTGGCAATTTACGGGTGGTCGTGGGGATTCTACACACGCAACATCAAGACTCCCATAGGCCGTCGCAACACACTGTGTAAGCGACCATGGCTTGAAAATTGCAATTATACTCAACAGGAATGTTGCCAATGCCTATTATGGTGAAATGTGCCAGGCGATGGATCAGTTGCCGAAGCAGAAGGATGTGACCCCTGCTAAAGGCAGGGATAGGTGCGAAGCTGCTAAGGCAGCTTTTGCGAAAAATGTGCACGTTAAACGTGTTAGTTATCTGTTGAATGCAGCGGTAAATATGGCCAATGATTACCCTAACATAAGCCGCGCTTACATCCGTGAGCTTAGGGAAATCGCAAATAAACATGTAATAAGACTTGACCCTTCCTTCAAGCTGAACTTCTGCAAGGGATGTAACACTGTCACACTGCCTGGAATAAATGCAGTTTACACGGCGGAGTGCCATCAAGAATGGCACAGGAACGTGCCGGGAAACCAAGGTGTACGTGACGCCACTTCCTGCGCACCTGAGATGCCAGGGCACTACGACAAACCTCCTGATGACAACCAGTTCGATGAGTTGTCGTATGATTGGCTGGCGGTGACCTGCTGCGTATGCACTCGTACCCGGAGGACGAAGCTGAAACACCCTGAAGTAAACGACTGAAATGTCTGGACACGAAGAGCATCGAATGAGCCTTAATGGACTAACTACGCATACATGCATGATGTAAGCCTCATGTAAACGATGTGCAATGTGTCGCCCGTGCGATACTGCATGTTGAACTCATTGTAATTCTAGAGTTCATACATTGTTGTCCGCAAATATTCACCAAGGAATGTATTAGAACGCACGTAATGGGCGGCCTTGCTCCCTGACGTATGAACCTTAATATTTCGTTTTTTAAAGTAAAAGTTAGTTTTAGAGCATAATAAGGAGCTGAGGCACATACCTGGAGCAGAAGGAACTGCGAGCTATTTTCACGTTGGAGAGTGCCATATGAAAACCTATAGTCTACACGTCTCTATACCGACGGATACACGTTTCAAACTGCGAATAACGAGTATCGGTCACTACGGAGATAACCTTCGAGTATTGAACTATATTGCGCTGTCAGAAAAGGTATGCCATGACGTTGCATCCTCGCTGATGACTCGATTGGGACTTTACTTATAAAAGGCAGGATTTTTTATGGACTCCAAGGCTTCTCTAAGTAAGACAAAAAAGAAAAGAGTTGTATAACCGCCAAAACTCATCTTGACGCAGACACTACCTAGCTCAACCATTTTAAGCAGTCAATTTTGGATAAAAATGGACGATGTACGAATGCGTATGGAGGTTGCCAGTGATGAACGCAGACCATTCGCTGATATTGCGACTCTAGATAACATTGGGGATATCCAACGACAGGGGGATGATGCTTTACTTTATGTCTCAAAAAACAATCCCCAGAGTTTGTTAAACATCGTTGAAAGCATTAAAGATGAGTCCTTCAAAGTGGAGGCGTATGATTATATTGATTCCCTTGAAAATAGCGCACCCGCCTTGCCGTGTGAACAACTCCAGTCGTTACCCAAAAAATTAGATGAGGCGACATGTATGGAAAATCGACATGGAACTACGCGAGCGATAGCCAACTCATCGAATGGAGTCAGCACCCCGGCACAAATTACTGACCGGAGCATAGCGCTTGATGGAAATACGGAATTACTCTCTTTGGATGCAACGCGCAAGACCCACCGCGTGATACCCACACCGCATCAAAGCTATATGGAGGCAAATGAACATGAAGCGATGGATATTTATAAGTCCAGCTTAGCAATACCAAAAGTTGCACCTACACCGCCTTGTAGCATAGCATCTAATGGGAATGCGTCGTCTTCCGTCGGAAACCGGAGTGCAATGGGAGAAAGTATCGATGCGTGTGGCAGATTGCCGCAACATTCAAGCCGGAACCAGAGCATTGATCCACCATGGTCTGAGCCCTTTTTTATAGCACAGCCATTTGGTACCGACGCTGGACTTGCCGAGAGCTCGAATTGCGAAGCCACAATATTGAAGCAAATGTTAGATGGCGTTGTGGAAGAGTTTGACATATCTGCGCAATTTGAAGGATTTGAGGACGCTGAGATTTTGGTAGACTGTGAAAATACTCCCCAGCAATGTCAAATCAGAATGACATGCATTTGCAGTTCCTCTGAATCttatgacgatgatgagtcTCCCCACGACCGTACGACAGTTAAAAAGAAAAATCCGACAAAGGACGGCTGCAAACACGTGCCTGAGGCTACCGAATACGATGCAGAAAAAAACAGATCAAAGGAGAGATGTACTGGCACTGGCGCCACTAAGGTCTGCAAGCAGTGCAGTGGTTTTGACGAGGCGCCAGACTGTGAAAGTCTCACAAATAAGAAACAGAATAACCACTACGCGGGTGCTGAAATGATGTATGAGGGAGAGGCTAATGAGAATGCTGACGATCATCGGGAACCTACGCCACGTGGTGGTGATCACAATAAATGTATGGAACGGGCCCATGAACCCCGTAGAGCTGTACATCCGCATTGTCACCATTCGTCAATACCAGATAGCGTGGAACAATGCAACTGCTTAGGGTATATGTCGTTTGGTTCACGGGAGTGCGAAAAGCCCAATAGTGCGGATTGTATCTTGGAAGCAAATGTTACGGGTGATGGTGCACGAATTGTGGCAACCGATCCTAAAAAAAATAGGTCACCGGATTTAGTCATAAGAAGGCTCAAATCCGATTGCCATGAATGCAGACCAAGAACATCGAAAGGATACTGTAACAGATGCTGTAGCCTACAGGTCACAGCCGAAGACAGATTGGGGAGTTTCAACGAAGTGTACCCCGATTCCACACTCGTTGATAATGGATTTTGGGGACTTTCAGGAAACCAAGAGCCAGGTGGAAGCAATGCTGAGTTCTCGGTTCCAGATCTACCCATGTTCAATTTGTTTGCAACTAGCGTAAGGCAGCCGTGCGAAAATTTGGAGGCGGACACTTCATATGGCCGGAAAAACTCTAATGTCTCACCGCATATATACGGAGAGCTACCAAGGGAACGCGTGTTATTTTACGGAT
This sequence is a window from Babesia bigemina genome assembly Bbig001, chromosome : I. Protein-coding genes within it:
- a CDS encoding membrane protein, putative; its protein translation is MKFATTIVVALISLLVSYSGAGDVEGIPAIAENAVGATASINESSNEASDVEEDPEEEENEEVVEDEDESDDAEEEEDEAEDSPEVARRKRIAGTLEFCLKDGDMTPVELINCASDILLSGNMSPPPAFSKCVGEYVICTGVKCASELSKTEYRGKHYSKVYECVGACIPQLIRCLSRKPDPGPDALVELLDKPTANKDLILTIIECLEGPPGKITIVAFVRCVNNRLHIHHRTRLDSIGFILGNFLTKAMFKFSLMEEEDIIERTAAFGDCFPMLLRNLVSMHEFSFSCKKRVFIEGYDDPDDDEFDDDEDE
- a CDS encoding RNAse P protein subunit domain containing protein, putative — protein: MDQLPKQKDVTPAKGRDRCEAAKAAFAKNVHVKRVSYLLNAAVNMANDYPNISRAYIRELREIANKHVIRLDPSFKLNFCKGCNTVTLPGINAVYTAECHQEWHRNVPGNQGVRDATSCAPEMPGHYDKPPDDNQFDELSYDWLAVTCCVCTRTRRTKLKHPEVND